One part of the Micrococcus sp. 2A genome encodes these proteins:
- a CDS encoding TniQ family protein, giving the protein MTDQEHPPSALAPIVGESLSGYVRRFNATGLTPPLALPPRYADADLPPGLTDAVHRSTGLDAGQIRRMTMAGWPLILRGRGLHHRRGWALHRHDVWLCPSCTPLTGYRALRWRLALAPVCLRCHTLLTHERTFTPTRAATTEELARLRRLDELTTRALQGSKASRSHLSVLRRICAAGDAHEPDGDVLPRPPLGGTSRPAGNQRGTHPPGEPGIVMKQLATLDPALLNESRARAHLQQLQHQDSLPSSSVVAPAPFQPDSPTALALARARRRALLRQLTDLCAATGLRPQHIPTVVDPWRSTRWSRLRDLEDQAFEALALHTLLLEALGEDATGSAVFVAHGIPAVVNQHDLLTRVRTRGTLTPGECDRLLARAQALVDDGLVDYAYRRGTLLAVPSLPRIPAVHLPRHPFWPARTLVPAWAWVEYARGLPDSGPAPDLSLESVDRFHADLDPEARLRLLEAFDTHVRGEDWAAIASAAGSSFPTFASAHQRSA; this is encoded by the coding sequence GTGACCGACCAAGAGCATCCACCGTCCGCTCTCGCCCCGATCGTCGGCGAGTCTCTGAGCGGATACGTGCGCCGGTTCAACGCCACCGGCCTGACCCCTCCCCTGGCCCTGCCGCCCCGCTATGCCGACGCCGATCTGCCTCCGGGCCTGACGGACGCGGTGCACCGGAGCACCGGGTTGGACGCCGGCCAGATCAGGAGGATGACCATGGCCGGCTGGCCCTTGATCCTCCGCGGACGCGGCCTCCACCACCGCCGCGGATGGGCCCTGCACCGGCACGACGTCTGGCTCTGCCCAAGCTGCACCCCCTTGACCGGCTACCGGGCACTGCGCTGGCGCCTGGCCCTGGCCCCGGTCTGCCTGCGCTGCCACACCCTCTTGACCCACGAGCGGACCTTCACGCCGACCCGCGCCGCCACCACAGAGGAGCTGGCCCGTCTCCGACGCCTGGACGAGCTGACGACGAGGGCCCTGCAGGGGTCGAAGGCCTCCAGGTCCCACCTGTCGGTCTTGCGCCGCATCTGTGCCGCCGGTGATGCCCACGAGCCTGACGGCGACGTCCTGCCCCGACCGCCCCTCGGGGGCACTTCCAGGCCAGCAGGGAATCAGCGGGGAACCCATCCGCCCGGCGAACCAGGCATCGTGATGAAGCAGCTGGCCACGCTGGACCCCGCGCTGCTGAACGAATCCCGCGCCCGAGCGCACCTGCAGCAGCTGCAGCACCAGGACTCGCTGCCCTCGAGCTCCGTCGTCGCCCCAGCACCGTTCCAGCCCGATAGCCCGACCGCCCTGGCCCTGGCCCGGGCCCGGCGACGCGCCCTTCTGCGCCAGCTCACGGACCTCTGCGCAGCCACCGGTCTGCGGCCCCAGCACATCCCCACCGTGGTCGATCCCTGGCGGTCAACCCGCTGGTCGCGGCTCCGTGACCTGGAAGACCAGGCGTTCGAAGCCCTCGCCCTGCACACCCTGCTCCTGGAGGCACTGGGCGAGGACGCCACCGGCAGCGCCGTGTTCGTCGCGCACGGCATCCCGGCCGTCGTGAACCAGCACGACCTGCTCACCCGGGTCCGCACCCGGGGCACCCTGACCCCGGGCGAGTGCGACCGGCTGCTCGCCCGCGCGCAGGCTCTCGTGGACGACGGGCTCGTCGATTACGCCTACCGACGCGGGACCCTCCTGGCTGTCCCCTCCCTGCCCCGCATCCCCGCCGTACATCTGCCCCGGCACCCGTTCTGGCCGGCCCGCACCCTCGTCCCGGCATGGGCATGGGTGGAGTACGCCCGCGGCCTGCCGGACTCCGGCCCCGCTCCCGATCTCTCCCTCGAGTCCGTGGACCGCTTCCACGCCGACCTCGACCCCGAAGCTCGTCTGCGACTGCTCGAGGCCTTCGACACCCATGTCCGCGGTGAGGATTGGGCCGCGATCGCCTCCGCGGCCGGCAGCTCCTTTCCCACTTTTGCTTCCGCCCATCAGAGGAGCGCCTGA
- a CDS encoding TniQ family protein, whose amino-acid sequence MSTLLPIRPRPAPEEALDSYLERVATANGVTTSGFVRQLTTEARAPLRFTNIAPPPPILDVLASWTGTDRGLLRDCLLTRYPVIPFIDSQNRHGTRSVVAHGWVLLNRSQACPWCLAETGVWKITWRLAWVTACLDHDRLLATDCPGCQKPLRTTHHGALRPAGPGARCGNPRPQGQGKRCPFDLSRISPLSAPPPVLQQQRRVERALRGAEVEVAAIALEGTTYLRQLQALTSAAMGLSAPTTAVQPEYSEGVPAEISTLSGRARPAPRPADIRAAAYVRRDRTIFAPP is encoded by the coding sequence ATGTCGACGCTGCTGCCCATCCGCCCCAGACCCGCCCCCGAGGAAGCTCTGGACTCCTATCTCGAACGCGTGGCCACTGCCAACGGGGTCACCACCAGCGGCTTCGTTCGACAGCTGACCACCGAAGCCCGGGCGCCCCTGCGCTTCACGAACATCGCCCCACCGCCCCCGATCCTGGACGTGCTGGCCTCCTGGACCGGCACCGACCGGGGACTCCTGCGGGACTGCCTGTTGACGCGATACCCGGTCATCCCGTTCATCGACAGCCAGAACCGTCACGGAACCCGGTCCGTGGTAGCCCACGGATGGGTGCTGCTCAACCGCTCCCAGGCCTGCCCCTGGTGCCTGGCCGAGACCGGAGTCTGGAAGATCACGTGGCGTCTGGCCTGGGTCACCGCGTGCCTAGACCACGATCGTCTCCTCGCGACCGACTGCCCCGGCTGCCAGAAGCCCCTGCGTACGACACATCACGGCGCGCTCCGGCCCGCCGGCCCCGGAGCACGCTGCGGCAACCCCCGCCCCCAAGGACAGGGCAAACGGTGCCCCTTCGACCTGAGCCGGATCTCCCCGCTCTCCGCGCCCCCGCCGGTATTGCAACAGCAACGACGCGTCGAGCGCGCCCTCCGCGGCGCTGAGGTCGAGGTGGCTGCCATCGCTCTCGAGGGCACCACCTACCTCAGACAGCTCCAAGCACTCACCTCGGCGGCAATGGGTCTGTCTGCACCCACCACAGCGGTCCAGCCTGAATACTCAGAGGGAGTCCCGGCTGAGATCTCGACCTTGTCGGGCCGGGCGCGGCCAGCTCCACGCCCCGCAGACATCCGTGCCGCCGCTTACGTCCGAAGGGACCGGACGATCTTTGCTCCCCCATGA